The Leadbettera azotonutricia ZAS-9 genome has a window encoding:
- a CDS encoding tetratricopeptide repeat protein, which yields MTDARKTNQIEERQIRVFISSTFRDMQAERDYLVMKIFPSIRRYCEERDISFLELDLRWGISEEESKQGKVVDICLKEIEKTTPFFIGLLGERYGWVPSPEERRLIRDNTGVFTEYPWVGGELDKGASITEMEIQQGVLRIKEKINAYFYFRSPEMETPAEFREDRGSPAKKKLSALKKTLRKKKDYPVKDYRSIENLGEMIEKDFKTLVDTLWPQGALSLLEKERLEQKAFLKSRTNVYVPNGDTLQKLDDFANASGEEADRTMVVTGKRGMGKSALIANWIQRRKKQHDKIVYHFIGNSISEGDYRKISERLINEITQITGLPPDEDRMDSDAPKGADNLKDNLQNLLWTAAKKEKLILVLDGMDKLADIDNAKLLNWLPAFPPNVHVVFSTQPDDKTMEVFKRRNYPCIEVETLPMEERKTLITDYLASYAKKLKPEQIERIIRDKESENTLALRVLLDELRVFGVHEEIDARLNVYLSAQNLEDFYDMVVDRLEKTYCDARNKDGHSIPNFTGEVLGLLVSSRAGLSESEILGITKAAPLYWSQLYNGMSGHLSKRNGLIVFDNWFIQEAVTKRMKDGGEEYRRRIVSYMETASDIASNRKSDELSRQYFDLKEWDKMYAFLLDFDVFDYIYRKNEYELGEYWHALQKENKEKYSPAKYLDLEKDGTDREAIRYYYNDIGNFVSNVLADYVLALEFHQKALAICKKVLVPEHPNTASLYNNIGIIYSRMGNHEKALEFHQKALAIEEKVLVPEHPSTASSYSNIGVAYGNMGNHEKALEFHQKALAIREKVLVPEHPDTALSYGNIGGAYGGMGNHEKALEFHQKALAIREKVLGLEHPDTASSYNNIGGTYSDMGNHEKALEFHQKALAIFEKVLVPEHPDTALSYSNIGMAYSDMGNHEKALEFSQKALAIREKVLVPEHLDTASSYNNIGGTYSRMGNHEKALEFHQKALAIREKVLVPEHPDTALSYGNIGAAYSRMGNHEKALEFHQKALAIEEKVLVPEHPSIASSYNNIGVEYGDMGNHEKALEFSQKALAIREKVLVPEHPDTASSYNNIGGTYSRMGNHEKALEFHQKALAIREKVLVPEHPSTASSYSNIGVEYGNMGNHEKALEFSQKALAIREKVLVPEHPDTALSYGNIGAAYSRMGNHEKALEFHQKALAIEEKVLVPEHPSIASSYNNIGVEYSDMGNHEKALEFHQKALAIREKVLVPEHPSIASSYNNIGVEYSDMGNHEKALEFHQKALAIREKVLVPEHPSTASSYSNIGVAYGRMGNHEKALEFHQKALAIFEKVLGKDHPDTVKVVQCIADLHKLIGEKR from the coding sequence ATGACCGATGCAAGAAAAACAAACCAAATCGAAGAACGCCAGATCCGTGTGTTCATCTCGTCAACATTCCGGGACATGCAGGCCGAGCGGGATTACCTTGTGATGAAGATATTCCCCTCCATTCGCCGCTACTGCGAAGAGCGGGACATCTCCTTTCTTGAGCTTGACCTCCGCTGGGGCATCAGCGAAGAGGAGTCAAAACAGGGAAAGGTTGTGGATATTTGCCTAAAGGAAATTGAAAAAACCACTCCTTTTTTTATCGGCCTTTTAGGGGAACGCTACGGTTGGGTTCCTTCCCCTGAGGAGCGCCGCCTGATAAGAGACAACACCGGTGTTTTTACGGAATACCCCTGGGTAGGCGGTGAACTGGACAAAGGCGCCAGTATCACCGAAATGGAAATCCAGCAGGGGGTACTGCGGATAAAAGAAAAAATAAACGCCTATTTTTATTTCCGTTCCCCTGAAATGGAAACCCCCGCTGAATTTAGAGAAGATAGGGGAAGCCCTGCGAAGAAGAAACTTTCCGCCCTTAAAAAAACATTGCGTAAAAAGAAAGACTACCCAGTAAAGGATTACCGTTCTATTGAAAACCTAGGCGAAATGATTGAAAAGGATTTCAAAACCCTGGTAGATACACTCTGGCCCCAGGGCGCCCTGTCGCTTCTTGAAAAAGAACGGCTGGAACAGAAAGCCTTCTTAAAAAGCCGCACCAATGTGTATGTTCCCAATGGGGATACCCTGCAGAAGCTGGACGATTTTGCAAATGCGTCAGGGGAAGAAGCGGACCGAACCATGGTAGTTACCGGGAAAAGGGGCATGGGGAAAAGCGCCCTTATCGCCAACTGGATACAGCGCAGGAAGAAACAACACGATAAAATTGTGTATCATTTTATCGGCAATTCCATTTCCGAAGGTGATTACCGCAAAATAAGCGAACGCCTCATCAACGAAATTACGCAAATCACCGGGCTTCCCCCTGATGAAGATCGCATGGATAGCGATGCGCCAAAGGGGGCCGATAACCTTAAAGATAATCTACAAAACCTGCTCTGGACAGCGGCGAAAAAGGAAAAACTTATCCTGGTCCTTGACGGCATGGATAAACTTGCTGATATTGACAACGCGAAGCTTCTCAACTGGCTCCCTGCCTTTCCCCCGAATGTACATGTTGTTTTTTCCACACAACCGGATGACAAAACCATGGAGGTCTTCAAACGCCGGAACTACCCCTGTATCGAAGTTGAAACCCTCCCGATGGAAGAGCGGAAAACCCTCATCACCGATTATCTTGCGTCTTATGCAAAGAAGCTAAAACCCGAACAAATTGAGCGCATTATCCGGGACAAGGAAAGTGAAAACACCCTTGCCCTGCGGGTGCTTTTGGACGAGCTTCGGGTCTTCGGGGTACACGAGGAAATTGACGCCCGTCTTAACGTTTATCTTTCTGCACAGAATTTGGAAGACTTCTACGACATGGTTGTTGACCGCCTGGAAAAAACGTACTGTGATGCCCGCAACAAAGACGGCCACAGTATACCGAATTTTACCGGTGAAGTCCTTGGGTTATTAGTATCTTCCCGCGCCGGTTTAAGCGAGTCTGAGATTTTGGGGATAACCAAAGCCGCCCCGCTCTACTGGTCGCAGCTATATAACGGAATGTCCGGGCATCTTTCCAAACGAAATGGGCTTATCGTATTCGATAATTGGTTTATACAAGAGGCCGTTACAAAGCGCATGAAAGACGGCGGAGAGGAATACCGCCGCCGCATCGTTTCCTACATGGAAACAGCTTCTGATATTGCTTCTAACCGAAAGTCTGATGAACTGTCCCGCCAGTATTTTGATCTAAAAGAATGGGACAAAATGTACGCTTTCCTGCTTGATTTTGATGTGTTTGATTATATCTATAGAAAGAATGAATATGAGCTGGGAGAATACTGGCATGCTTTGCAGAAGGAGAATAAGGAAAAGTATTCGCCGGCAAAATATCTTGATCTTGAAAAAGACGGTACAGATAGAGAAGCTATAAGGTACTACTACAATGATATTGGGAATTTTGTCAGTAATGTATTGGCGGATTACGTTCTGGCACTGGAATTCCACCAAAAAGCCCTTGCCATTTGTAAAAAAGTTCTTGTCCCTGAGCATCCCAATACCGCATCATTGTATAACAACATAGGCATTATATACAGCCGCATGGGAAACCATGAAAAGGCGCTGGAATTCCACCAAAAAGCCCTTGCCATTGAGGAAAAAGTTCTTGTCCCTGAGCATCCTTCTACCGCATCATCGTATAGCAACATAGGCGTGGCATACGGCAACATGGGAAACCATGAAAAGGCGCTGGAATTCCACCAAAAAGCCCTTGCCATTAGGGAAAAAGTTCTTGTCCCTGAGCATCCTGATACCGCATTATCGTATGGCAACATAGGCGGGGCATACGGCGGCATGGGAAACCATGAAAAGGCGCTGGAATTCCACCAAAAAGCCCTTGCCATTAGGGAAAAAGTTCTTGGCCTTGAGCATCCTGATACCGCATCATCGTATAACAACATAGGCGGGACATACAGCGACATGGGAAACCATGAAAAGGCGCTGGAATTCCACCAAAAAGCCCTTGCCATTTTTGAAAAAGTTCTTGTCCCTGAGCATCCTGATACCGCATTATCGTATAGCAACATAGGCATGGCATACAGCGACATGGGAAACCATGAAAAGGCGCTGGAATTCTCCCAAAAAGCCCTTGCCATTAGGGAAAAAGTTCTTGTCCCTGAGCATCTTGATACCGCATCATCGTATAACAACATAGGCGGGACATACAGCCGCATGGGAAACCATGAAAAGGCGCTGGAATTCCACCAAAAAGCCCTTGCCATTAGGGAAAAAGTTCTTGTCCCTGAGCATCCTGATACCGCATTATCGTATGGCAACATAGGCGCGGCATACAGCCGCATGGGAAACCATGAAAAGGCGCTGGAATTCCACCAAAAAGCCCTTGCCATTGAGGAAAAAGTTCTTGTCCCTGAGCATCCTTCTATCGCATCATCGTATAACAACATAGGCGTGGAATACGGCGACATGGGAAACCATGAAAAGGCGCTGGAATTCTCCCAAAAAGCCCTTGCCATTAGGGAAAAAGTTCTTGTCCCTGAGCATCCTGATACCGCATCATCGTATAACAACATAGGCGGGACATACAGCCGCATGGGAAACCATGAAAAGGCGCTGGAATTCCACCAAAAAGCCCTTGCCATTAGGGAAAAAGTTCTTGTCCCTGAGCATCCTTCTACCGCATCATCGTATAGCAACATAGGCGTGGAATACGGCAACATGGGAAACCATGAAAAGGCGCTGGAATTCTCCCAAAAAGCCCTTGCCATTAGGGAAAAAGTTCTTGTCCCTGAGCATCCTGATACCGCATTATCGTATGGCAACATAGGCGCGGCATACAGCCGCATGGGAAACCATGAAAAGGCGCTGGAATTCCACCAAAAAGCCCTTGCCATTGAGGAAAAAGTTCTTGTCCCTGAGCATCCTTCTATCGCATCATCGTATAACAACATAGGCGTGGAATACAGCGACATGGGAAACCATGAAAAGGCGCTGGAATTCCACCAAAAAGCCCTTGCCATTAGGGAAAAAGTTCTTGTCCCTGAGCATCCTTCTATCGCATCATCGTATAACAACATAGGCGTGGAATACAGCGACATGGGAAACCATGAAAAGGCGCTGGAATTCCACCAAAAAGCCCTTGCCATTAGGGAAAAAGTTCTTGTCCCTGAGCATCCTTCTACCGCATCATCGTATAGCAACATAGGCGTGGCATACGGCCGCATGGGAAACCATGAAAAGGCGCTGGAATTCCACCAAAAAGCCCTTGCCATTTTTGAAAAAGTTCTTGGCAAAGATCATCCTGATACGGTGAAGGTAGTTCAATGTATTGCCGATCTGCATAAGCTAATAGGAGAAAAACGATGA